TACAAAATCCGTATGCGCTTCAGGTAAATATTCTAATTTTTGAATAGAGTTTCCTAAACCTTGGCCAAACCACTCACCTCGGCCAAAGGCCATTAAAGACTGAGTCAGCTGATAGCCACTACCAAACGGGTCTTCCCAAGGGTCTAAGAAGGAAGTGACTCGACGCATTCGGTAGGGTTCAATCAGAATTAAGCCCACGACAGAAGCGATCCCTACCACCATCAAAGCTAGAAACTGAGTGAGCTTTGCCCCAGCAATAAACAACATGCCAAACAAGGTGACAAGCATTACGATGACTGTCCCGAGATCAGGCTGAAGCAGCAGCAAACTTGCTAAGGTGCCAAACACCATAATGGGTTTGATAAAGCCACCAAAGAAGCTCGATCTCACTTCTTCATGTTTTCGGACCAAGTAACCCGACATAAAAATGAACAGCGATAGCTTAGCCACTTCTGCTGGTTGAAGGTTAAACAAACCAAGGGGGATCCAGCGAGAAGCACCGTTAACTGATTTGCCTGCAACGAGCACAACCACCAGGAGAAAAAAGGATAACCCTAGCAACAATGTACTGTATTCAGACCATTTCTTCAGTGGCACCTGTAAAATGATACTAGCGGTTGATAATGCCAACACCAAAAAAACAGCATGACGAAACATAAAGTGGAAAGGCTGATCCGTTAAACGGGAACTGATCGGAAATGACGCTGATGTCACCATTACTAAGCCAGTTAGCATCAGACCGAGAGAAATCCACACTAGTTGACGATCGAACAAAACTTCCGGTGACGAAGTGGTCAGCCAGCGTTGAGTCTTCAAGAAAAAGTGGCGTATCTGCATCCAAGTTGCTTCACTATGCGTATTGTTTGGCTAAAGCTGTAAAAGCATCACCGCGAGCCATAAAGTTCTTAAATTGATCAAAACTCGCACAAGCCGGAGACAGCATAACCATATCTCCCGACTCAACTTGTGAGCTCACCCATCGAACAATGTCATCAAGCGTCTCAAAACGTTTTGCCTCTGGGTGTAGAGGGAGAAACTTATCACCATCAGCACCATAACAACAGAGCTGAACATTTAGCTGACTGAGTGCAGGTTGCAATTCAGAAAAGTCCGCACCTTTCCCATCGCCTCCCACTAATAGATACAACTTACCAGTCAGTGATAATCCTGAGAGTGCCGCTAGGGTGCTAGCTACATTGGTCGCTTTGGAGTCGTTTACCCACTTAACGCCTTGATTATCCACAACCACCTGACATCGATGTGTCAGCCCGTTGTAAGATTTCAGCGCCTCAAGCCCAAGAGATACATCAATGCCCACCTGAGTAAGTAGCGCTAGTACAACCAAAACATTAGCGACATTATGTCTTCCGACTAAGCTCAACTCATCAGCAGCCAGTAAACTCCGCTCCCGGTGAGACAGATACTCTCGTCCACCCAATGTTTGGAGGTGGAAATCACAGGCTTTGTCCAAGCTAAACTCAATCAGAGGAAAATTGACCTGGTCAGGATAAGTCGCAGGATCATCCGCATTGACAATACACGCCTGTGCATGCTCAAAAATACGAAGCTTAGCCTGACGATAACCACTCATATCATCATAGCGATCCATATGATCTTCAGATAAATTTAAAAATGCAGCCGCTTTAAGGTTAAGGCTCGACGTGGTTTCTAACTGAAAACTCGATAATTCGAGTACATATAGCTCGGCTTCTTGCTCCAATAAATCCAATGCAGGAACCCCTATATTGCCACCAATAACGGTCTTAACACCAGCAGCATTGGCAACAACCCCCATTAGGTCGGTCACTGTGCTCTTACCGTTTGAACCAGTGATTGCGACAACTGGCTTTTCGACCTGCCATGCAAATAATTCGATATCGCCGACAATTGGAATACCGGCCTCTCTTGCTTGCTTTAATTCCGGAGTCGCTAATGCAATCCCAGGGTTAGCAACTATCAAGTCTGCTGCGGATAACCAATCTAAGCGCCAGCCACCAGAATGCAACTCCACTTGCTTAGGCAGCGCTTCTCTACCTGGGGGATTATCTCGAGTGTCGATAACACGAATGGTTAAGTTATATGGCAAGTTCGCTAAGTACTTAACGACTGAGAGCCCGGTAATACCGAGCCCTACCACCACAACACTCTCTATGTTTTGCCAGCGTTCCATAGTCAAGTTGATTTTCCTTAACGTACTTTCAGTGTTGCTAAGCCAACAAGAACCAGAACAATTGAAATGATCCAAAAGCGAACAATCACACGAGGCTCTGGCCATCCTTTCAATTCATAGTGATGATGAATCGGCGCCATGCGGAAAATGCGCTGACCACGCAACTTGTATGAACCAACCTGTAAAATCACTGACAGTGTCTCCATTACAAACACACCGCCCATGATCACTAAAACGAACTCTTGTCGTACCAGGACAGCGATAGTCCCTAAAGCGCCCCCCAGAGCCAGTGACCCCACATCACCCATGAAGACTTGTGCTGGATAGGTATTGAACCAAAGAAAGCCTAAACCTGCACCGACAATAGCAGTACATACCACCACAAGCTCTGACGCATGAGGAACATAGGGAATATGCAGATAATTCGCAAAGTTAACGTTACCTGTTGCCCAGGCAATTGCCGCAAAGCCTGCGGCCACTAATACTGTTGGCATAATAGCCAAACCATCCAAACCATCGGTCAGGTTTACGGCATTACTCGTCCCTACAATCACAAAGTAAGTCAGTACGATATACATCAAACCTAACTGGGGCATGATGTCTTTAAAGAAAGGGACAACAAGCTGGGTGGCCGTCGTATCTTTGCCGTAAGCATACAATGCAAAAGCAACCACCAAAGCAATTGCTGACTGCCAAAAATACTTCCAACGAGCAATAAGACCATCAGTATTTTTACGCACCACTTTACGATAATCATCAACAAAACCGACGGCACCATAGCCAATTAAAACCGCGAGCACAGCCCATACATATGGGTTAGAGAGATCAGTCCAAAGGAGAACGGTAGTCGTTATCGCAGTCAAGATCATGACTCCCCCCATCGTTGGGGTACCACGTTTACTAAAGTGTGACTCGGGACCTTCGTTACGAACTACCTGGCCAATTTGCAACATCTGCAAACGGCGGATCATAAGCGGCCCCATCCAGAGCGAGATACCTAATGCTGTCAAGACACTAACAATGGCACGAAACGATAAGTATTCGAATAAACGGAAGAATGAAAAGTATGGCTGTAGAAGCTCTGCAAGCCAAATGATCATGTATACATCTCCTTTAAAGCAGCGGCGATCTTGCCCATTCCTGCACTGTTTGCTCCTTTAACAAGTAATGTTTGAGAGCCTGTAGTCAGGTTGAGCTGCTGCTTAATAAACTCAATCATGCTGTCATGAGTATCAAAGTGCTTTCCTTGACAAACGTCACTGATCGCTTTGGCGTCAGCGCCATAAGTAAGCACGTGTTCAAATTTAAATGGGGCCGCATGTTCACCGACTTGACGATGAAGTGCAAGACTTTCCTCACCTAACTCAGCCATATTGCCCACAATCAACCAGCGTATACCATCAAAGCTGTTTAATAAGTCTGCAGCCGCTTTCATAGCAGGAACGCTGGCATTATAACTGTCATCAATCAACCTTATGCTATCGGTTAGTTCGACAGTTTCAACTCGGCCTTTCACTTTTGATAAGTTAGCAAGGCCAGACACGATCATTTCTGGCGTAGCCCCAAGCTCCATTGCTAGAGCTGTTGCGGCAAGCGCATTGGCCACATTGTGCTGTCCAATAATACCGAGCTTAACATTCAATGATGTATTCGGTGTATCAATGGTAAAAGATGCCTTACCATTTTCGCTCATTATTACATTACGCGCTTTATATTCTGCACTGTTATCGGACAGTGAGAATGTCTTCACCGTTTTGTCAGATAACACTTCCTGCCAGTAGTGACCGCCATTGCTGTCTAAATTGACAATCGCGACCGCCCCCGGTTTTAGACCTTGATAAATTTCACCTTTCGCTTGCTTGACTCCGTCCATTGAACCAAAGCCTTCTAAGTGAGCAGCAGCAACATTGTTGACCAATGCAACATCAGGATTGACAAGTCGTGTGGTATAAGCAATTTCACCGATGTGATTCGCGCCCAGCTCAATCACGGCAAAATCATCTTCCGGCTGAGAACGCAGTAAAGTGAGTGGCACGCCAATATCATTGTTAAAATTGCCTGCGGTATACAGCACTTGGCCTTTTTGCACCATAATGCTCGCAACCATTTCTTTAACCGTCGTTTTACCGCAGCTCCCCGTAATCGCAACAGTCGGTGTCTGACAGACTTGATGAACAAATTGACCTAATTTACCCAGCGCAGCTTTAGTATCTTCCACTAATAACTGTGGTATTTGAACATCCACCGCTTTACTGACCAATAAAGCACTGGCACCCGATTCAACCGCTTGCTGGACAAAGTTATGAGCATCAAACTTTTCGCCAACCAGCGCCACAAACAAAGAGTCTGACTCAATGGTCCTAGTATCAGTAGAAACGGAATGAATAGCGGTATCATTACCGATAAGTTGAGCATCAAGCACATCAACAAGCTGAGATAGCATCAAAGTAATCATAGTGTTATAGCTCCAGAAGTTGCTTAGCAGACTCGCGATCGGAGTAGTAAACCGTTTCATTCGCCAGCACCTGATAATCTTCATGGCCTTTGCCAGCAAGCAAAATAATGTCCTCTGCCTCACTATTCTGCAAAGCATGCGCTAATGCTTTATAACGGTCATGTTCAATAATCGCACCATCAGGTGAAACCATACCCGCCAGCATATCTTCTACTATTGCTGAAGGCGATTCGCTACGGGGATTATCATCCGTTAAGATGACCACGTCGGCTAAAGCTTCACCAATAGACGCCATCATCGGGCGCTTACCTGTATCCCGATCCCCCCCACAGCCAAATATGGCCCAGAGTCGCCCTTGGCAATGTACTTTTAAGGCGGACAGCGCTTTTTCTAAAGCGTCAGGCGTATGGGCATAATCCACTACGACTTTGGCTTTCCCTTTGGCATGGAACAGTTCCATACGGCCTAATACCGGCTTTAGCTGACTGGCACAGTCCATTAATGCTTGTTTCTCAATCCCTAAAGACAGTAAAGCCGCAAAAGCCACCAACACATTACTGGCATTAAAAGCTCCGATCAGTGGCACCGTAAAATGGCCTTCGCCGTACTGCCCAGAAAACGACAACGTAATGCCTGCTTCAGAATATTTAACATCAGTGGCAAAGAGTCCGTTGCCGTTTGGTATCGGAGATAAAGAGACCGGTGTACAATCTTCGAGCTGCTCTACCCAAGCAGCGCCGACAGGGTCATCAATGTTGATCACGGCGTGAGCGCAATCATGATGAGTAAATAAAGATAGCTTAGCCCGAGCGTATTCTTCCATCGTACCGTGGTAATCAAGGTGATCACGGCTGAGATTAGAGAAGACTCCAACCGCAAAACTCAGTGCTTTGACACGGTCTTGAACCAAGCCATGGGATGAGATTTCCATTGCCGTATACTGCGCACCCTGGCTTTCTAGATCCGCTAGCGTTTGTTGAATGTCAAGCGCATTGCCCGTGGTATTAGCGGTCGGCGTTAGTGAGTCTAAAAAGCCATTGCCCGTTGTTCCAAGCACCGCTGCTCGCCGCCCTGTTAACTCTAACCACTGAGCAATCAGCTGAGTAATGGTCGTTTTGCCATTGGTCCCAGTCACCGCAATCAATTGATTGTGTTTAAGCGGCAGCAAGCGATTCGCAAGTTCAGACAGATGACGAGTCAAATGCGCGATATATATGACGGGAACATCATCAAAAAACTCAACAGAGCCATGAACTTGCTGCTCATCAGCTTCAGCAATGATCGCATTTGCCCCTTGCTCAATAGCAGAGCCGATAAATTTTCTGCCATCAACAACATGGCCTTTAATAGCAACAAATGTAGAGCCAGATATCACTTTACGGCTGTCTAACTCCAACTTTGAAATTACAATCTTGCCACCGTCCTGAGATGACAATTCAACCCAAGGAGCAAGCAGATTGGCCAGCGTGAGTTCTTTGGACATTTAACGCCTCACTTATTCTTCTTTAAATCGGTTTTCATCAGGAGCGACATTGAGGATCTGAAGCGTTCCTTTCAATATCTCAGAGAATACAGGACCAGCAACGGCGCCCCCATAATAGTTGTCCCCTTGAGGTTCATTGACAACTACGACTAAAGCGACTCGTGGGTTGCTAACAGGGGCAATTCCTGCCGTATATGCAAAGTACTCGTCACCATAACCACCCGCTATCGCCTTGCGTGACGTACCGGTTTTGGCTGCAACACGATAACCAGGTACCGCCGCTTTAGTCGCGGTACCGCCAGGTTGGGTAACCGTCTCTAGCATATTCAGCACCATATGCGCATCATCTTCATCGATTACTTGGCGGGATAAATCTTGCTGGTTATTTTCAATAATATGGATCGGCTGGTACTTACCAAAATTACCTAACGTAGCATAGGCATGCGCAAGCTGAAGAGGCGTAATCGTCAAACCATAGCCGAAGGCTAAAGTCGCGATCTCAAACTTGGACCAACGGCGTCGGTTGGGAAAAATACCCGGAGTTTCACCAACAAGGTTAAGCCCTGACATTTCACCAAAGCCCACCGAACTATACATACCAAGAAGTGCTTCCAATGGCATATCCAGTGCCAGCTTGGCCACACCAATATTACTTGATTTTTTCAAGATAGTGGTTAAATCAGCCTTACCGACTTTGGAGGTATCACGGACTCTTTGCCCCCCAATCGGCATCAGGCCATTGCCAGTATCAATGATCGTATCCTTATCCGCGACCCCATTTTCAAGAGCTGCCAATACAACAAATGGTTTCACTGTTGAGCCGGGTTCAAACGCATCAGTAATCGCACGGTTACGCATTTTAGCGGACTGGAGATCAGAGCGGTTATTCGGGTTGTAGGATGGCGCATTAACCATAGCCAATACGGCTCCCGTCTTCACATCCAATATGACTGCCGTCCCGGATGTGGCGCGATAATCCGCTACCGCCTGTTTAATCGATCGATAGGCAATTGCCTGAATACGTTGATCAATGGTTAACTCCAGTGGTTTACCTTCTTCATGCTCTTCCAAAGAAATGTTTTCCACCACCCGACCATATCGATCTTTGCGAATGATCCGTTTGCCCGCTTCACCGGTCAGCCATTTATCGTAACTGCGTTCAACCCCTTCTAGACCATGACCATCAATCCCTGTCACACCGACTAAGTGAGCACTGACCTCTCCCGTGGGGTAATAACGACGAGATTCAGCTTTCAGCCCCACACCAGCAAGCTTAAGCTCACGGATATAGTGTGCCATCGCAGGGCTTACTTGGCGCTGAAGATAGATAAAACGACGGGATGCATTGTTACGAATTTTGTCGATCATGTCTTGACGGTCAAGACCAAGAACATCGGCCAGTGCATACCAGCGATCCATGTTGGCAAAACCATTACGTTTGAAAATCGTTGCAGGATCGGCCCAAACGGCTTCCACAGGCACGCTAACAGCAAGAGGTTCACCGTTACGATCAGAAATAATCCCTCGCGCAGAATGAATCGTCTTCGCGCGAACGGAACGTAAATCGCCTTGCTGAATAAGGTTGTCAGGCTCAACGATTTGAATATAGGCAATTCTTGTCACTAGCGCCGCGAAAGCACCAAAGACAAACAACAGCACTAAATAAAAACGCCAACGGATCAAGCTCGGCTGTTCTGCAACAGCTTTTTTCTTAGCAGCTGAGGAGACTTTAGTTTTACTCATGGGAGGTCGATAATCACTTCTTTATCTGAGTCTGGGCGTTTCATCTGCAACTCATCTTTAGCAATTTCTTGCACTCTGCTGTGCTCCGCTAAGGCAGTTTCTTCAATCAAAAGGTTACGCCACTCATTGTCTAGCCTTTCCCTTTCTTGTAAAGCCTGATCTTTCTCGGTAATCGCTTGACGTGTGTGATGGGTGGTAAATACTACCCCCATCGCTGATGCAAAGATCATGATCAATACCAGCAAAGGCACCCGACCAACGGTAAATAGGTCAAGGGCAATTAGCTTGGCGAGATTAGGCGTAGTTTTACTCATCGGGGCTAGAGTTTCTCCGCAATGCGCAGTACTGAACTGCGAGAGCGCGTATTTACATCAATTTCTTGTTTCGAAGGTTTGATCGCTTTGCCAATAGGTTTGAGGTTCGCACTTCCTAGCGCTTTGATCTGAGCTTCTGTCATGGGAATTCCATGAGGCACTTCTGGACCTTTGCTCTCTTTACGAATGAAACGCTTCACCATTCTGTCTTCCAGTGAATGGAAACTGATCACTGATAGGCGGCCTTCAGGGGCTAGGATACTCGCCGCTCCCTTTAACGCAGTCTCAATTTCTTCCAGCTCACTGTTGATATAAATGCGGAACGCCTGGAATGAACGCGTGGCTGGGTGCTTTTTCTCTTTAAAACTCTTTGGCGCCGCATCAGAAATAAGTTTAGCGAGCTGACCTGTACGCGTCAGCGGTTCGTTTTCTTCATTCTCACGGTAAGCAACGATCGCTTTAGCAATGCGGCGAGCATGTTTATCTTCACCAAACTCACGAATAACCCAAGTGATGTCATCAAGATCGGCTTCCATCAACCACTGTGAGACAGGAATACCCGATGTCGGGTCCATACGCATATCTAGTGGACCATCTTTCATAAAACTGAAGCCGCGTTCGGCATCATCAAGCTGAGGTGAGGAAACACCAAGATCAAGCAAGATACCATCGACTTGACCGACTAAACCTCTTTCTTCTGCATACTTAGCCATACCTGAAAAAGGACCATGAATGATGGTGAACCTAGGGTCATCGATCGTCTTTGCTTCAGCAATGGCTTGCGGATCTCGGTCAATACTAAAAAGGCGACCATTTTCACCCAACTGCGCAAGAATTTGGCGGCTGTGACCACCACGACCAAATGTACCGTCAATGTAGGTACCATCAGGCTTAATCGCTAAGCCGTCGATAGACTCATGCAGTAATACAGAAATGTGCTTAAATTCTTCGGTCATGGTTTTTATCTCGCTCTCGCACAGGCGCGCTCAAACTTTCCAGTGTACTGATTTAGAAGGTGATCGTCACCCATCGCAGCTCCGAACACGTGATATTGCGCTAAGTTTAGTGCTTGCAGAATTAATTTCGTCAACAAAAAGCAAAAAACCCATCATAACGCGGACGTTACGATGGGTCTCGAATAGGTGGAGCCGACATGTAAGCCGGGTTCTGTTCCGCTTGCGCGGTGGTAGCCATTCGTCTAGGCCAGCAATCGCTCACTGGCTCAAGCAACCTACCCGCTTCCTTACGCGAGCAACGCAATGTGGAAGCCTATTTGGTCTTGCTCCGGGTGGAGTTTACCTTGCGACGAACTGTTGCCAGTCGTCCGGTGCGCTCTTACCGCACCCTTTCACCCTTACCTGTACTCTTACGAGCCATCGGCGGTCTTCTCTCTGCTGCACTTGTCGTGGGCTTGCGCCCCCCAGGCGTTACCTGGCACCCTGCTCTATGGAGCCCGGACTTTCCTCCCCTTCATCAGTCTCCCCAACACAAGGTTAAAAGGACATCAATGAAGCAGCGACTACCCAGTCAACTCCGAGGCGGATTGTATAGAGATTGCTACTCAGTGTCTAGCGAGATCACAGATTAACCGTCAACCAAAGAACAAGTGCTTAGAAAACGAGCGAAGGTGTGAATCACATGTAGCCTCAATTGAGATGTTCTAATCCCCATTTATACAGGGCATTTTTCTTCAAGTTATAGATTTCTGCCGCCATAGCCGCCGCTTTCTTCAAAGGCAGCTCTTTCGTTAAGATAGCCAATGTCCGAGTTGCTTCTTCAGGAAGAGTATCTTCTGCGGCCGCGCGGTAACCATGGATCAACAACGCCATTTCACCTCTTTGTTGATTCTCATCCGCTTTGACCCAGTCCACGAGTTCTCCTAACGGTAATCCGTGAATAGTTTCGAATGTCTTAGTCAGCTCACGAGCTAATACAACTTCACGCTCAGGCCCCAATATCTCTAACATGTCCTGTAGAGAGTCCACAATACGGTGCGGAGATTCATAAAAGATACAAGTACGCTCCGCTTTGGCAATCTCAAGAAACTTATCTTTACGTCCTTTACTTTTTGCCGGTAAAAAGCCTTCAAAGCTGAATCTGTCTGACGGTAAGCCTGAAGCACTTAACGCAGTCACCACTGCACAAGCACCAGGAAGTGGCACAACTTTAACGCCCGCTTGACGACATTTTGTAACCAAGTGATACCCTGGGTCACTGATTAAAGGTGTTCCAGCATCAGAAACTAAGGCAATTGAATACCCAGATAACAGTTTCTCAACCAGAACTTGCGCTTTTTGCTGTTCATTATGATCATGCAGTGCAAAAGTTTTTGTCGAAATACCAAAATGAGACAACAATTTGCCAGTATGACGCGTATCTTCGGCAGCAATGAGATCCACACCGGTTAAAACATCGAGCGCACGTTGAGTGATATCACCTAAATTGCCAATTGGAGTCGGGACAATATAGAGAGTTGGGACCTCAGTTGGTAAGGTTTTGTTATCTGTCATTTGTTTACCATCACTTCAACGATTAATATAGACACAATTTTATACGGAATTAGTTAATAACTCATGGCCATGAAAAACCAAAAGCGACTCAGTGTAACACGCTTACTGACTCCTGTAGCCCTTGCTGTCACACTGGCAGCTTGTTCTACCGCACCTTCAACACCAACCAACGTTGATATTACGCTAGATCCGAACCAATCCATGCAAACTTACCTGATGCGGGCAGACAGCAGCGTAGGAAGTATTCAGAGTGACTGGTTAATCATGGCATTAAAAGCAGCCATAGAATCGGATGACTTAGCACAGGCTGATTTGCTAGTAAAACGCTTATCTAGACAAAAACTTTCTCATTTACAGCAAGCTGAGTGGCAACTTGCTCGTGCAGAGATACTGAATAAACAAGAGCAGTATGAGCAAGCACTTAGTCAGCTGAAGTTTAACCCATCATGGAACTTAGCCGACGAGCAATGGAAGGTCTACCACCAGCTACGCGCGCAGCTATTGACTCAACAAGGTCAGTACTTTGAAGCGGCTCGTGAGCTGACTCGGTCTGCTGAGTTCGTTGAAAGAGCAAAACAAACGGCCATTGCCCAAAGCATTTGGAGCAACCTCAACCAATACAATCAGGATCAGATAACCGAACTCTCTGCGGAAGCTGATGAAGAGGTGCTTGATGGCTGGTTACAGTTGGCTATTTATACCAAAACGCTATCCAGTAACATTCCACAACTAAAAAATACACTGGAAAAGTGGTTGGCAGAAAATCCAAGCCACCCAGCGGCTACCTATACCCCACAAGCAATTGTCGATATCCTGAACCTTGAAGTGGTCAAGCCCGTCAGCACGGCACTACTACTGCCTTTATCTGGTAAGTTTGCCAAGCAGGCCCAGCTCATTCGTGATGGCTTTATTTTGGAAATGATGAATGACA
This sequence is a window from Vibrio coralliilyticus. Protein-coding genes within it:
- the rsmH gene encoding 16S rRNA (cytosine(1402)-N(4))-methyltransferase RsmH; this encodes MTEEFKHISVLLHESIDGLAIKPDGTYIDGTFGRGGHSRQILAQLGENGRLFSIDRDPQAIAEAKTIDDPRFTIIHGPFSGMAKYAEERGLVGQVDGILLDLGVSSPQLDDAERGFSFMKDGPLDMRMDPTSGIPVSQWLMEADLDDITWVIREFGEDKHARRIAKAIVAYRENEENEPLTRTGQLAKLISDAAPKSFKEKKHPATRSFQAFRIYINSELEEIETALKGAASILAPEGRLSVISFHSLEDRMVKRFIRKESKGPEVPHGIPMTEAQIKALGSANLKPIGKAIKPSKQEIDVNTRSRSSVLRIAEKL
- the rsmI gene encoding 16S rRNA (cytidine(1402)-2'-O)-methyltransferase, with protein sequence MTDNKTLPTEVPTLYIVPTPIGNLGDITQRALDVLTGVDLIAAEDTRHTGKLLSHFGISTKTFALHDHNEQQKAQVLVEKLLSGYSIALVSDAGTPLISDPGYHLVTKCRQAGVKVVPLPGACAVVTALSASGLPSDRFSFEGFLPAKSKGRKDKFLEIAKAERTCIFYESPHRIVDSLQDMLEILGPEREVVLARELTKTFETIHGLPLGELVDWVKADENQQRGEMALLIHGYRAAAEDTLPEEATRTLAILTKELPLKKAAAMAAEIYNLKKNALYKWGLEHLN
- the murE gene encoding UDP-N-acetylmuramoyl-L-alanyl-D-glutamate--2,6-diaminopimelate ligase gives rise to the protein MSKELTLANLLAPWVELSSQDGGKIVISKLELDSRKVISGSTFVAIKGHVVDGRKFIGSAIEQGANAIIAEADEQQVHGSVEFFDDVPVIYIAHLTRHLSELANRLLPLKHNQLIAVTGTNGKTTITQLIAQWLELTGRRAAVLGTTGNGFLDSLTPTANTTGNALDIQQTLADLESQGAQYTAMEISSHGLVQDRVKALSFAVGVFSNLSRDHLDYHGTMEEYARAKLSLFTHHDCAHAVINIDDPVGAAWVEQLEDCTPVSLSPIPNGNGLFATDVKYSEAGITLSFSGQYGEGHFTVPLIGAFNASNVLVAFAALLSLGIEKQALMDCASQLKPVLGRMELFHAKGKAKVVVDYAHTPDALEKALSALKVHCQGRLWAIFGCGGDRDTGKRPMMASIGEALADVVILTDDNPRSESPSAIVEDMLAGMVSPDGAIIEHDRYKALAHALQNSEAEDIILLAGKGHEDYQVLANETVYYSDRESAKQLLEL
- the ftsL gene encoding cell division protein FtsL; the encoded protein is MSKTTPNLAKLIALDLFTVGRVPLLVLIMIFASAMGVVFTTHHTRQAITEKDQALQERERLDNEWRNLLIEETALAEHSRVQEIAKDELQMKRPDSDKEVIIDLP
- the mraY gene encoding phospho-N-acetylmuramoyl-pentapeptide-transferase: MIIWLAELLQPYFSFFRLFEYLSFRAIVSVLTALGISLWMGPLMIRRLQMLQIGQVVRNEGPESHFSKRGTPTMGGVMILTAITTTVLLWTDLSNPYVWAVLAVLIGYGAVGFVDDYRKVVRKNTDGLIARWKYFWQSAIALVVAFALYAYGKDTTATQLVVPFFKDIMPQLGLMYIVLTYFVIVGTSNAVNLTDGLDGLAIMPTVLVAAGFAAIAWATGNVNFANYLHIPYVPHASELVVVCTAIVGAGLGFLWFNTYPAQVFMGDVGSLALGGALGTIAVLVRQEFVLVIMGGVFVMETLSVILQVGSYKLRGQRIFRMAPIHHHYELKGWPEPRVIVRFWIISIVLVLVGLATLKVR
- a CDS encoding UDP-N-acetylmuramoyl-tripeptide--D-alanyl-D-alanine ligase, encoding MITLMLSQLVDVLDAQLIGNDTAIHSVSTDTRTIESDSLFVALVGEKFDAHNFVQQAVESGASALLVSKAVDVQIPQLLVEDTKAALGKLGQFVHQVCQTPTVAITGSCGKTTVKEMVASIMVQKGQVLYTAGNFNNDIGVPLTLLRSQPEDDFAVIELGANHIGEIAYTTRLVNPDVALVNNVAAAHLEGFGSMDGVKQAKGEIYQGLKPGAVAIVNLDSNGGHYWQEVLSDKTVKTFSLSDNSAEYKARNVIMSENGKASFTIDTPNTSLNVKLGIIGQHNVANALAATALAMELGATPEMIVSGLANLSKVKGRVETVELTDSIRLIDDSYNASVPAMKAAADLLNSFDGIRWLIVGNMAELGEESLALHRQVGEHAAPFKFEHVLTYGADAKAISDVCQGKHFDTHDSMIEFIKQQLNLTTGSQTLLVKGANSAGMGKIAAALKEMYT
- a CDS encoding penicillin-binding transpeptidase domain-containing protein, whose product is MSKTKVSSAAKKKAVAEQPSLIRWRFYLVLLFVFGAFAALVTRIAYIQIVEPDNLIQQGDLRSVRAKTIHSARGIISDRNGEPLAVSVPVEAVWADPATIFKRNGFANMDRWYALADVLGLDRQDMIDKIRNNASRRFIYLQRQVSPAMAHYIRELKLAGVGLKAESRRYYPTGEVSAHLVGVTGIDGHGLEGVERSYDKWLTGEAGKRIIRKDRYGRVVENISLEEHEEGKPLELTIDQRIQAIAYRSIKQAVADYRATSGTAVILDVKTGAVLAMVNAPSYNPNNRSDLQSAKMRNRAITDAFEPGSTVKPFVVLAALENGVADKDTIIDTGNGLMPIGGQRVRDTSKVGKADLTTILKKSSNIGVAKLALDMPLEALLGMYSSVGFGEMSGLNLVGETPGIFPNRRRWSKFEIATLAFGYGLTITPLQLAHAYATLGNFGKYQPIHIIENNQQDLSRQVIDEDDAHMVLNMLETVTQPGGTATKAAVPGYRVAAKTGTSRKAIAGGYGDEYFAYTAGIAPVSNPRVALVVVVNEPQGDNYYGGAVAGPVFSEILKGTLQILNVAPDENRFKEE
- the ftsW gene encoding cell division protein FtsW, translating into MQIRHFFLKTQRWLTTSSPEVLFDRQLVWISLGLMLTGLVMVTSASFPISSRLTDQPFHFMFRHAVFLVLALSTASIILQVPLKKWSEYSTLLLGLSFFLLVVVLVAGKSVNGASRWIPLGLFNLQPAEVAKLSLFIFMSGYLVRKHEEVRSSFFGGFIKPIMVFGTLASLLLLQPDLGTVIVMLVTLFGMLFIAGAKLTQFLALMVVGIASVVGLILIEPYRMRRVTSFLDPWEDPFGSGYQLTQSLMAFGRGEWFGQGLGNSIQKLEYLPEAHTDFVFAVLAEELGFIGVVLVLMLIFSLVVKAILIGRRAFDSDLLFGGYLAFGIGIWFAFQTLVNVGAAAGMVPTKGLTLPLISYGGSSLIVMSTAVAILLRIDHECRLIALNSEPKQKEENEKE
- the murD gene encoding UDP-N-acetylmuramoyl-L-alanine--D-glutamate ligase, coding for MERWQNIESVVVVGLGITGLSVVKYLANLPYNLTIRVIDTRDNPPGREALPKQVELHSGGWRLDWLSAADLIVANPGIALATPELKQAREAGIPIVGDIELFAWQVEKPVVAITGSNGKSTVTDLMGVVANAAGVKTVIGGNIGVPALDLLEQEAELYVLELSSFQLETTSSLNLKAAAFLNLSEDHMDRYDDMSGYRQAKLRIFEHAQACIVNADDPATYPDQVNFPLIEFSLDKACDFHLQTLGGREYLSHRERSLLAADELSLVGRHNVANVLVVLALLTQVGIDVSLGLEALKSYNGLTHRCQVVVDNQGVKWVNDSKATNVASTLAALSGLSLTGKLYLLVGGDGKGADFSELQPALSQLNVQLCCYGADGDKFLPLHPEAKRFETLDDIVRWVSSQVESGDMVMLSPACASFDQFKNFMARGDAFTALAKQYA